The Apium graveolens cultivar Ventura chromosome 3, ASM990537v1, whole genome shotgun sequence sequence CGTCTGATTCGCAGTATTATAAAAATGAAACCGAGTTCCTGATCCTATTTTCTCTTGAGAAACCAATTTTTCAATGTGATTTAGTAATATGTTAAAATGATCTTGGCTGTCGGCGAGGCTGACACGTACGTAATCATTCCCAGCTCCGAACAAACTACCTGCCCGACCTATCACTTTAGCTTCGCCCAACACTACTTTCGAACACTCCTCGTCTTCCTCTTGTTCACATTTTATCCATGCAAAAGCTGTATATTTATCGAATCAGTACATTCTAATAACAATTCACAAAAACATGTATGTTAAATTTCAATTTATGTTAATTACCTGGAGAAGGTGTACGGTGTTTGTCCAAGAATGTGCAGTATTGCGATGAGAGATGTTGTACTGAAAATCGTTTGGAAGCTTGTAAAGTTTTGCTTAAAAGTTCCCATCTATGTTTCATGGTTCCGTATCCAAATTCAAATAGCTCCTGTCCCCCTCCTCGAACAACATGTTTTAAGAGTTTAAGCGCCCGCAGCTGAGTTTCTCTTGAAACGCCGTAAGTGTTTAGGTCCATGTATTTTACCATTCTTTGGTACAAATCTTTGTCTTTTATCAAAGCCCATCTATATACACAGTTTCAAAATATAAGGAAATGTAATTTGAATTTTCAAACTACAACAAATCGATATGTAGGATATGTATATAGTATTTAATGTAAAGATGTACCCGAATCTGCTACCAGCATGACCGGTGAGCTTAGATAGCGTGAATATAGCGATGTCCTCATCAACAGGACTAACAATTGGTGAATAATGAGGCCAATAGTATGCAAGATCATGAATTTTGTTTGAGCCTTTAAGCACAGCTTTCTTTAACTGACCGTCTGGGTTATTTGGAGACGTTACAAATTCAATGAAGCTCGTCGATGAATCTGATGTGTTTTGGATTGATGCATCACCAGTAAATTTATATTTGGTAGAATCAAGAAGTTCTGTTTGCGATTTATAGACCTGTTACAAAAtttataattgatataagtaATCCAAAAAAAATCTCAGATGAAATCAAAGGGTAGATCATTACTAACCGGATAATATGGGACTGAAGCAACAACCTTTGTTGGGGTTGATGATTTAAGTGACAGACTGTGAACTGCTGCACCCAAAAGTTGAGTTGAGCCCGCGCCAAAAATAATGTATCTATCCGTTGTGTTAACATTTTTCACGATATCATGTAGTTTGAAAATTTCAGATCGAAGCTCTTGGGAAATGAGAGAACCATCATCGTATTCGTACCCCATTCGATGCCAGCCAGACACAACTATTGCGGTACTAGCGGCATGTTTCATCCAAAAAGGCTCCAAGTATATGGGATTCCCACTGCATGCAACAACAATAAAACAATCAGAATTGTAATTAGCGAGTTCTTTTCTTGAAATTTTGATTAACTTGGTATTGTTAAGTATCTCGGTCTTAAGATGTCATGAACTTTTTAGTAGAGTCACGTCAGCCCTCCCCACAACCGACCTGGTCATGTGAGATGCCTTGACTCCTGGTTTTGCAATCTTGATTTTAAATTTctgtttataaaatttatttgataTATGAGATGCCTCGACACTTCAAAAGACTGTGATTGTCAAGGAACCGATTACTCTAAACCTCAAGGTCTTACAGAATGACTCTATTTAGGATCTTACATTATTCTGATCATGTTTaattagaatttaaaaaaatGTTTTGATATATTTACCTATCTGCATCGAGTACACATTCAGGAACAGATTCAAAACAGTCGAGGCCTGTAAAGCATGCATTACATTCACAAACAGGTGTTCCATCACCACCAATAATTCCATCCAAGTAAGCTCTTCCGTGCCCTGAACACGAAACTGCAGCTACTGCTTCAGCTTCTCCTGCTGCAGATTTGCTCCATTTTTCATCAACCAAATGACTGCCATCTAAATACTTGTACACAATAAATACATTGAAGATCAATGAGCTATATATTAAGCCCAGTTTCAGCGTGCGCATTGTGAAGCTCTCTGTGCTATTCATGGTGATGATGTATATCTTAGGTGTTCACTTGTCTCTGGTAATCTCAACTAGATTGGTTGCTGTATTTATAAGGTTGTTGTAGTAGTGAAAGTGTGAAACAAAGTATAATTGGTTGAGCAATTAAAAATTAAACCCGCGTATAATGTTTGTTAAGTAGTGATTAGTGAGTGTAAAATATTACTCCTAGCCGTTTCTAGGAACATATGCTTTCCAGGGAAAACGTGGGAAATGTTAATTAATAGTATTAACATTATTAGTTGATAACTATATCACGTCATCAAAAATTTAAATTACTCCCTCAGTTAAGATATATATTTGGGCATGGAGTTTAAGTGGAATGTAGTaagaaaaaataagaaaattatttaaagttcgTGATTTGGGCATGGAGTTTAAATAAAATGTAGtaagaaaaaaaataagaaaaataagtAAAATTGTGGGAccaatcaatatttaatatataaagtTAGTATAATGG is a genomic window containing:
- the LOC141710694 gene encoding tryptophan aminotransferase-related protein 4-like, whose amino-acid sequence is MNSTESFTMRTLKLGLIYSSLIFNVFIVYKYLDGSHLVDEKWSKSAAGEAEAVAAVSCSGHGRAYLDGIIGGDGTPVCECNACFTGLDCFESVPECVLDADSGNPIYLEPFWMKHAASTAIVVSGWHRMGYEYDDGSLISQELRSEIFKLHDIVKNVNTTDRYIIFGAGSTQLLGAAVHSLSLKSSTPTKVVASVPYYPVYKSQTELLDSTKYKFTGDASIQNTSDSSTSFIEFVTSPNNPDGQLKKAVLKGSNKIHDLAYYWPHYSPIVSPVDEDIAIFTLSKLTGHAGSRFGWALIKDKDLYQRMVKYMDLNTYGVSRETQLRALKLLKHVVRGGGQELFEFGYGTMKHRWELLSKTLQASKRFSVQHLSSQYCTFLDKHRTPSPAFAWIKCEQEEDEECSKVVLGEAKVIGRAGSLFGAGNDYVRVSLADSQDHFNILLNHIEKLVSQEKIGSGTRFHFYNTANQTWHANYQFMGLDQDIQCSFDGSSFAHHQGAATIAAT